The Marinitoga sp. 38H-ov genome includes a region encoding these proteins:
- a CDS encoding DUF1175 family protein — protein sequence MKKIFILFLITLLFISCKKEYIPIDKNLNGFEDSLEFNEEESIIFRNWFTNIVINIAVEKNLPYNYSDCAGLIKFAYKETLKKHDASWLASNNYKGPIFKDLRYNYPDVPFVGVKIFRKNDGIFDKKNIDEDFSEYVTARYLIEFNLEYISKDIDKAKSGDILAFFHPEDPEFPYHLMIYIEYRNEKFLIYHTGPIDGGGYIKVVKLSEFYKFDPSWLPVKNNKYFLGVFKFKLLML from the coding sequence ATGAAAAAGATATTTATTCTTTTTTTGATAACTTTATTATTTATAAGTTGTAAAAAAGAATATATACCAATAGATAAGAATTTAAATGGTTTTGAAGATTCTCTAGAATTTAATGAGGAAGAAAGCATTATTTTTAGAAATTGGTTTACTAATATAGTTATTAATATAGCTGTTGAAAAAAATTTGCCATATAATTATAGTGATTGTGCTGGATTGATAAAATTTGCATATAAAGAAACATTAAAAAAACATGACGCAAGTTGGCTTGCCAGTAATAATTATAAAGGGCCAATATTTAAAGATTTGAGATATAATTATCCAGATGTTCCATTTGTAGGAGTGAAAATCTTTAGAAAAAATGATGGTATATTTGATAAAAAAAATATTGATGAAGATTTTTCTGAATATGTTACTGCAAGATATTTAATAGAATTTAATTTAGAATATATTTCTAAAGATATTGATAAAGCAAAATCTGGGGATATTTTAGCTTTTTTTCATCCGGAAGATCCGGAATTTCCATATCATTTAATGATATATATTGAATATAGAAATGAAAAATTTTTGATATATCATACTGGGCCAATTGATGGAGGTGGATATATTAAAGTAGTAAAATTAAGTGAATTTTATAAATTTGATCCATCATGGCTTCCTGTTAAAAATAATAAATATTTCTTAGGGGTTTTTAAATTTAAGTTATTAATGTTATAA
- a CDS encoding MG2 domain-containing protein, whose product MRKIFLFLFLLLILNVFSYTYIENTILYPGENIKIKGYNEDSVILKLYNILDPMEVFYKEKKINELNKELIYTKKIKFKDNNYSEKINNEGVYLLELQGKEITNYNIIIVRSIDFISIYDGEYLKIKIIDLKNGILSNADIYLVDDFGEVINYKNISDLEIKIKNLKKIIAKKHNSYAIKNIYNPYKTYGNNKIIIITDKPIYKPGDELHIKIHLFENKDNIYMPSKNKKILLKLKGPNDLELFNNEIITDEFGGVSYDYVLNKELPIGYYSLNVLYEGEEEYYGFYIQNYIKPEYQIFLSSDKEYYFSNEIINYKIKLKYYNEEPVNNAQVAYYIRYFPINSNDQKLVYQGISFTNENGEILLPIKVQSEHNGYYVIQIVTIDESQRQMEDEYSVKVYNGNYLIKTDKYYYQSKLNSEFTISGIVSDINNIPVSGNIKIEIFDNSNNIISSSSYSFDGKFDIPILLKKEGSYKIKLSYDDAYVYVYSYASLYQEEKGIKYKIDNNTIKILDFNGYVFLCGRKLYDEGNILEIPESPLERNLFLISFYVENYKIIKNIQTVNLKQNRNLNFYIKLSKDSYTPKEMVDLEIISNEDAEFTLSVVDESIFSLVDYKFDLEKSLYSELYYPDIIIDSSNQYFFYNNRVSLKQSKNILASTKVVNSQKVNTREFFPDTALWLSAIKTKNGYAKISFKNPDSITSFRVTVNGVSNGKIGTKIDKYISNKDFYIRPILPKFAIKGDFIEFPVVIYNNMKKDLKINYYIDSKFDISPKSGVMDIKKNSNKVIKFILNANKAEEYPIVFNFEKDIVKLNLKVYDNILKRNEKEIVQGKEGEIFNIKKIIDDNINELLEFPYMCTEQSVSSVISGINEDKIQKKLNDVIFRLYKYQNIDGGWGWWPNDKSDTYITTYVLELFYYIKNMTNVNINKNIIDNGLKYLLSEFQNSNYKGYVWYILKLYNIDLNIIPENELDLLFYSFFNNNAFNNLLEKIVIVNDIAYLEYYEDYFVSNIELNSWLLKLLTEKNEKELSFKVLKYLLLNKWYSTKDKARVNMALFDFSNLEFNNLKIIDKMNIDKEYVNKGIKIEKILYKNYPMIISQDKRNYLIDSFMPLNKNFIPENVEILSVGILERRGNEYIWLYKGKDEKFQLFNIFFEIIKGEVFANNINYGYPYSLRSVNKKIYLHTSKGLFEIVSNKKIDENIKDFAIYNNRIIILKNNKLILDDKTIELNKDFRYVDVFNNNIYLFNDSMYMLNNEKLEYVFPISAYRVLNNNIYYGSVKFEGNSMPISNFGKFKILFKKGKHNIYLSDIIKTKIQFISEIPAYLIFEDPYIGSSQILTNYNENTIKPSYKFYYNWYNNWIYWYSAYQINKNKISFFANGFKNGIFEYYWKPTLPGRYTLLHTVGYSMYWSGIYGSSKIIYIDILDN is encoded by the coding sequence ATGAGAAAAATATTTTTATTTTTATTTCTACTATTAATATTAAATGTTTTTTCATACACATATATAGAAAATACTATATTATATCCAGGAGAAAATATTAAAATTAAAGGATATAATGAGGATTCTGTTATATTAAAATTATACAATATTTTAGATCCAATGGAAGTTTTTTATAAAGAAAAGAAAATAAATGAATTAAATAAAGAGTTAATCTACACTAAAAAAATAAAGTTTAAAGATAATAATTATTCTGAAAAAATTAATAATGAAGGAGTTTATTTATTAGAGTTACAAGGTAAAGAAATTACTAATTATAATATTATTATAGTAAGATCTATTGATTTTATTTCAATATATGACGGTGAATATTTAAAAATAAAAATTATAGATTTAAAAAATGGTATATTATCAAATGCCGATATATATTTAGTTGATGATTTTGGAGAAGTTATCAATTATAAAAATATATCTGATTTAGAAATAAAAATTAAAAATTTAAAAAAAATTATAGCAAAAAAACACAATTCATATGCTATTAAAAATATATATAACCCATATAAAACATATGGGAATAATAAAATTATTATAATTACTGATAAACCAATATATAAACCAGGTGATGAATTACATATAAAAATTCATCTTTTTGAAAATAAAGATAATATATATATGCCATCAAAAAATAAAAAAATACTATTAAAATTAAAAGGGCCAAATGATTTAGAATTATTTAATAATGAAATAATTACAGATGAATTTGGTGGGGTAAGCTATGATTATGTTTTGAATAAGGAATTACCTATTGGTTATTATTCTTTAAATGTTTTATATGAAGGTGAAGAGGAATATTATGGTTTTTATATACAAAATTACATTAAACCAGAATATCAAATTTTTTTGAGTTCTGATAAAGAATATTACTTTTCTAATGAAATAATAAATTATAAGATTAAGTTAAAATATTATAATGAAGAACCTGTTAATAATGCTCAAGTTGCTTATTATATAAGATATTTTCCTATAAATTCTAATGATCAGAAATTAGTATATCAAGGAATTTCTTTTACCAATGAAAATGGCGAAATACTTCTTCCAATTAAAGTTCAATCGGAACATAACGGATATTATGTTATACAAATAGTAACCATTGATGAAAGCCAAAGACAAATGGAAGATGAATATTCTGTTAAAGTATATAATGGTAATTATTTAATAAAAACTGATAAATATTATTATCAAAGTAAGTTAAATAGTGAATTTACAATTTCTGGTATTGTGAGTGATATAAATAATATACCTGTTTCTGGGAATATAAAGATTGAAATTTTCGATAATTCAAATAATATAATTTCATCTTCTTCGTACTCTTTTGATGGAAAGTTTGATATTCCAATATTACTAAAAAAAGAAGGATCATATAAAATTAAACTTTCATATGATGATGCATATGTATATGTTTATTCATATGCATCATTATATCAAGAAGAAAAAGGAATTAAATATAAAATAGATAATAATACAATAAAAATATTAGATTTTAATGGTTATGTTTTTCTATGCGGAAGAAAGTTATATGATGAAGGAAATATATTGGAAATTCCCGAATCACCTCTGGAAAGGAATCTTTTTCTAATATCTTTTTATGTAGAAAATTATAAAATTATTAAAAATATTCAAACAGTTAATTTAAAACAAAATAGAAATTTAAATTTTTATATAAAATTATCAAAAGATAGTTATACTCCTAAAGAGATGGTTGATTTAGAGATTATTTCAAATGAAGATGCAGAATTTACTTTATCTGTAGTCGATGAGTCAATATTTTCATTGGTTGATTATAAATTTGATTTAGAGAAATCATTATATTCAGAATTATATTATCCTGACATAATCATAGATTCTTCAAATCAATATTTCTTTTATAATAATAGAGTAAGTTTAAAACAATCTAAAAATATTTTAGCTTCTACAAAGGTAGTAAATTCTCAAAAAGTAAATACTAGGGAATTTTTTCCTGATACGGCATTATGGTTGTCAGCAATTAAAACTAAAAATGGTTATGCAAAAATATCTTTTAAAAATCCAGATTCAATAACATCTTTTAGAGTAACTGTTAATGGTGTATCAAATGGTAAAATCGGTACAAAAATAGATAAATATATTTCTAACAAAGATTTTTATATAAGACCTATTTTACCAAAATTTGCAATCAAAGGTGATTTTATCGAATTTCCAGTTGTAATATACAATAATATGAAAAAAGATTTAAAAATAAATTATTATATAGATAGTAAATTTGATATTTCTCCTAAATCTGGAGTAATGGATATCAAAAAAAATTCAAATAAAGTGATTAAATTTATTTTAAATGCTAATAAAGCAGAAGAATATCCTATAGTATTTAATTTTGAAAAAGATATAGTAAAATTAAATCTTAAAGTATATGATAATATTTTAAAAAGAAATGAAAAAGAAATTGTCCAAGGTAAAGAAGGAGAAATTTTTAATATAAAAAAAATAATCGATGATAATATTAATGAATTATTAGAATTTCCATATATGTGTACTGAGCAGTCTGTATCATCAGTTATTTCGGGTATTAACGAAGATAAAATTCAAAAAAAATTAAATGATGTTATATTTAGATTATATAAATATCAGAATATTGATGGTGGATGGGGATGGTGGCCAAATGATAAGTCAGATACATATATAACAACATATGTATTAGAATTATTTTATTATATAAAAAATATGACAAACGTTAATATTAATAAAAATATAATTGATAATGGCTTGAAATATTTATTATCTGAATTTCAAAATTCAAACTATAAGGGTTATGTTTGGTATATTTTAAAACTATACAATATTGATTTAAATATAATACCTGAAAATGAACTTGACTTATTATTTTATTCATTTTTTAATAATAATGCCTTTAATAATTTATTAGAAAAAATTGTAATAGTAAATGATATAGCTTATTTGGAATATTACGAAGATTATTTTGTTAGTAATATAGAATTAAATTCGTGGTTATTAAAATTATTAACAGAAAAAAATGAAAAAGAATTATCATTTAAAGTATTGAAATATTTATTATTAAACAAATGGTATTCAACAAAAGATAAGGCAAGAGTTAATATGGCACTTTTTGATTTTTCTAATTTAGAATTTAATAATTTAAAGATAATAGATAAGATGAATATTGATAAAGAATATGTAAATAAAGGTATAAAAATAGAAAAAATTTTGTATAAAAACTATCCTATGATCATTTCTCAAGATAAAAGAAATTATTTAATTGATAGTTTTATGCCATTGAATAAAAATTTTATACCGGAAAATGTTGAGATATTGTCTGTTGGCATTTTGGAAAGAAGAGGGAATGAATATATATGGTTATATAAAGGGAAAGATGAAAAGTTTCAATTATTTAATATATTTTTTGAAATTATAAAAGGGGAAGTTTTTGCAAACAATATTAATTATGGTTATCCATATTCTTTAAGGAGCGTTAATAAAAAAATATATTTACATACGTCTAAAGGATTATTTGAAATTGTATCTAATAAAAAAATTGATGAAAATATTAAAGATTTTGCTATATATAACAATAGAATTATAATATTAAAAAATAATAAATTAATATTAGATGATAAAACTATTGAATTAAATAAAGATTTTCGATATGTTGATGTATTTAATAATAATATTTATTTATTTAATGATTCAATGTATATGTTAAATAATGAAAAGTTGGAATATGTATTTCCTATAAGTGCATATAGAGTATTAAATAATAACATATACTATGGATCTGTGAAATTTGAAGGAAATTCAATGCCTATATCTAATTTTGGAAAATTTAAGATTCTATTTAAAAAAGGAAAACATAATATATATTTATCTGATATTATAAAAACAAAAATACAATTTATATCAGAAATTCCAGCTTATTTAATTTTTGAAGATCCATATATTGGTTCTTCTCAAATACTTACTAATTATAATGAAAATACTATTAAACCATCATATAAATTTTATTATAATTGGTATAATAATTGGATTTATTGGTATAGTGCTTATCAAATAAATAAAAATAAAATATCTTTTTTTGCAAATGGATTTAAGAATGGTATATTTGAATATTATTGGAAACCAACACTACCAGGAAGATATACTCTTTTACATACAGTTGGATATTCAATGTATTGGAGTGGAATATATGGGAGTTCAAAAATTATTTATATTGATATTCTTGATAATTAA
- a CDS encoding sensor domain-containing diguanylate cyclase: MDDTVCKHLFENSEHAVIYWDKNLKLIKANKAAALLYGFSSPEKMNGISYDSLIFEPEIDILNRINESIKNNEVVKIFEKKIKINNEIIWVESHISPIIYKDTYIIQEIDYNITERKKIENALNYEKKKFEKYFNLSPTINVVLDKNGCIRDINEKALEILHVSREEAIGLNWFENFIPKEIKNNVEKVFFDILMGKIKYIDNYENEIINKKGEKRLISWRNNYIKENDKINQVISFGVDITDERRYLERIEYENIFINEFFNLSTELLNFDNSYNIYKKIIDSLVEIVPHAQAGSFVLLEKDRYIYKAMKGYDINLFKNVRLDGKINKLRKLEPFIVKNWKDEYNYTSEDKKIFEKFGKINMINETLYIPLVVNNNLYGAITLDTYDHFFENYEINFAKIIKTNLEFLLWKLNADDKLRQAAEYDYLTKIYNRQSFMYKIKDIIKISKRNYQKIAFIFLDINKFKSINDSYGHNIGDEVLKFFTKKISSILRESDIFARLGGDEFIIALANSDLQGAQKVIDKINKLFEDKFEYENISLKISSSFGIAIFPEDGKDIDILLEVADKRMYEYKNNIRR; encoded by the coding sequence ATGGATGATACTGTATGTAAACATCTATTTGAAAATTCTGAACATGCTGTAATATATTGGGATAAAAATTTAAAATTAATAAAAGCTAATAAAGCGGCAGCTTTATTGTATGGATTTTCATCTCCAGAAAAAATGAATGGAATTTCATATGATTCATTGATTTTTGAACCAGAAATTGATATTTTAAATAGAATAAATGAATCAATTAAAAATAATGAAGTAGTAAAGATTTTTGAAAAAAAGATAAAAATAAATAATGAAATAATATGGGTAGAATCCCATATCTCCCCTATAATTTACAAAGATACCTATATTATTCAAGAAATTGATTATAATATTACCGAAAGAAAGAAAATAGAAAATGCTTTAAATTATGAAAAAAAGAAATTTGAAAAATATTTTAATTTATCTCCTACAATTAATGTTGTTCTTGATAAAAATGGTTGCATAAGAGATATTAATGAAAAAGCTTTAGAAATACTACATGTTTCTAGAGAAGAAGCTATTGGATTAAATTGGTTTGAAAACTTTATACCAAAAGAAATTAAAAATAATGTGGAAAAAGTTTTTTTTGATATTTTAATGGGGAAAATAAAATATATTGATAACTATGAAAATGAGATTATTAATAAAAAGGGAGAAAAAAGATTAATATCATGGAGAAATAATTATATAAAAGAAAATGATAAAATTAATCAGGTTATTTCCTTTGGAGTAGATATTACTGATGAAAGAAGATATTTAGAAAGAATTGAATATGAAAATATATTTATAAATGAATTTTTTAACTTATCCACTGAATTATTAAATTTTGATAATTCATATAATATTTATAAAAAAATTATAGATAGTTTAGTTGAAATTGTTCCTCATGCTCAAGCAGGATCATTTGTTTTATTAGAAAAAGATAGATATATATATAAGGCTATGAAGGGATATGATATTAATTTATTTAAAAATGTTAGGTTAGATGGGAAAATAAATAAGTTAAGAAAATTGGAACCGTTTATTGTAAAGAATTGGAAAGATGAATATAATTATACATCTGAAGATAAAAAAATATTTGAAAAATTTGGAAAAATTAATATGATAAATGAAACGTTATATATTCCATTAGTTGTAAATAATAATTTATATGGGGCAATTACATTAGATACATATGACCATTTTTTTGAAAACTATGAAATTAACTTTGCAAAAATAATAAAAACAAATTTAGAATTTTTATTATGGAAATTAAATGCTGATGATAAATTACGTCAAGCTGCTGAATATGATTATTTAACAAAGATATATAATAGACAATCTTTTATGTATAAAATAAAGGATATAATAAAAATTTCTAAAAGAAATTATCAGAAAATAGCGTTTATTTTCTTAGATATTAATAAATTTAAATCTATAAACGATAGCTACGGACATAATATAGGAGATGAAGTTTTGAAATTTTTCACAAAAAAAATATCTAGTATATTGAGAGAAAGTGATATTTTCGCAAGATTAGGAGGAGATGAATTTATTATTGCTTTAGCTAATTCTGATTTACAAGGAGCACAAAAAGTTATAGATAAAATAAATAAATTATTTGAAGATAAATTTGAGTATGAGAACATATCTTTAAAAATTTCATCTAGTTTTGGTATTGCGATTTTTCCAGAGGATGGTAAAGATATAGATATATTATTGGAAGTCGCAGATAAAAGAATGTATGAATATAAAAATAATATAAGGAGATAA
- the deoD gene encoding purine-nucleoside phosphorylase, translating to MIPTPHIEVDKKGIIAETVIMPGDPLRAKFIAENFLENPVLFNTVRNMFGFTGTYKGKKISVMGSGMGMPSIGIYSYELFKFYDVQNIIRVGSCGAYSEEIDLYDVILVEDSYSESTYAKVMAGIEDNILKPSSELNKRLEEAAKSLNIPIHKGRIHSSDVFYRQNFDDYKKIRDNYGCIAVEMESFALFANAQVTGKNAACLLTVSDSLVTMKATTSEERMKSFTNMMKIALEMA from the coding sequence ATGATACCAACACCACATATTGAAGTTGATAAAAAAGGAATTATTGCAGAAACTGTTATAATGCCTGGAGATCCATTAAGAGCAAAATTTATTGCTGAAAATTTTTTAGAAAACCCTGTTTTATTTAATACAGTTAGAAATATGTTTGGGTTTACAGGAACATATAAAGGTAAAAAAATAAGTGTTATGGGTAGTGGTATGGGTATGCCAAGTATTGGTATTTACTCATATGAATTATTTAAATTTTACGATGTTCAAAATATTATTAGAGTTGGTTCTTGTGGTGCTTACTCAGAAGAAATAGATTTATACGATGTTATTTTAGTTGAAGATTCATATAGTGAATCTACTTATGCTAAAGTTATGGCAGGTATAGAAGATAATATTTTAAAACCTTCAAGTGAATTAAACAAAAGATTAGAAGAAGCTGCAAAAAGTTTAAATATACCAATTCACAAAGGAAGAATTCACAGTTCAGATGTGTTTTATAGACAAAATTTTGATGATTATAAAAAAATTAGAGATAATTACGGATGTATAGCTGTTGAAATGGAATCTTTTGCATTATTTGCTAATGCACAAGTTACTGGAAAAAATGCTGCCTGTTTATTAACAGTTTCTGATTCTTTAGTTACTATGAAGGCAACAACTAGTGAAGAAAGAATGAAATCATTCACTAATATGATGAAAATAGCATTGGAAATGGCTTAA
- a CDS encoding chromate transporter, translating into MIRLFLMFFKISALALGGGYAMIPVMLKNLTSNNLITEEEFKEILSIAQAMPGPIAFKVSWLIGKKINGIYGALITSLGILIPPFFSIVLVASILKKYSNNNYVLAFTKGAYASLIGMVTGILVDFIKTTKKKIFDIIIIILSTIIMYFFPKYTVIIFFSSIILFYFLEKGYGKNV; encoded by the coding sequence TTGATTAGATTATTTCTTATGTTTTTTAAAATTTCTGCTTTAGCTCTAGGTGGTGGATATGCCATGATACCAGTTATGCTAAAAAATTTAACTTCAAATAACCTAATTACTGAAGAAGAATTCAAAGAAATTTTATCTATAGCTCAGGCAATGCCTGGACCCATAGCTTTTAAAGTATCATGGTTAATTGGAAAAAAAATAAATGGAATATACGGAGCATTAATAACTTCTTTAGGGATATTAATTCCACCATTTTTCAGTATAGTTTTAGTAGCTTCCATATTAAAGAAGTATTCAAATAATAATTATGTATTAGCTTTTACAAAAGGTGCTTATGCTTCTTTAATAGGTATGGTTACAGGTATTTTAGTTGATTTTATAAAAACCACTAAAAAAAAGATATTTGATATTATAATAATTATTTTATCAACTATAATCATGTATTTTTTCCCAAAATATACAGTAATAATATTTTTTTCTTCCATAATTTTATTTTATTTTTTAGAAAAAGGATATGGTAAAAATGTTTAA
- a CDS encoding chromate transporter, with protein MILLFFQIGFISFGGGWASLGIIKQLILENNLLSEKALQQAISISQMTPGPVAVNLATYIGYLKYGLLGATLNTIFLVIPAIIYYYIAKWLLKKFKLNRTILMHSLKLGTIILILMTLLSVLKPVVYTKDFLSVIISIYALILFIKTKIDPIYIILSSAFIGIIFFLR; from the coding sequence ATGATACTGTTATTTTTTCAAATTGGATTTATATCATTTGGCGGAGGCTGGGCATCGTTAGGAATAATAAAACAACTTATATTAGAAAATAACCTATTATCCGAAAAAGCCTTGCAGCAAGCAATATCTATTTCTCAAATGACCCCTGGTCCTGTTGCGGTAAACCTTGCTACTTACATAGGATATTTAAAATATGGGTTATTAGGAGCTACTTTGAATACTATTTTTTTAGTCATTCCTGCTATTATTTATTATTATATAGCAAAATGGCTATTAAAAAAATTCAAATTAAATAGAACAATTTTAATGCATTCTTTAAAATTAGGAACAATAATTTTAATTTTAATGACACTTTTGTCAGTATTAAAACCTGTTGTTTATACGAAAGATTTTTTAAGTGTAATTATTTCAATTTATGCTTTGATATTATTCATAAAAACAAAAATAGATCCAATATATATAATTTTAAGTTCAGCATTTATTGGAATTATTTTTTTTCTTAGATAA
- a CDS encoding bifunctional 5,10-methylenetetrahydrofolate dehydrogenase/5,10-methenyltetrahydrofolate cyclohydrolase, with protein sequence MIISVDTLSNKIKEKILKISKKHNLKLVSVALEPDKATLAYLNSQKKMSKNLNIEYEIIKTNSKKKLIESILELNKDKKVNGIFLSQPLPFDTYEISLLIDPKKDVEGITPYNLGKLIYGKSFVKPCTADSIIRILQSFTNLDGKKVSVIGRSVIVGMPVSIMLSNKENNATVTICHSHTKNIKEITLNSDIIVSAVGHPNFITKDMIRKNSIIIDVGINVVNGEIIGDVEKSVQDIAFITEVPGGVGEITSLILFENLTKLFFIQMDKKQA encoded by the coding sequence ATGATAATATCAGTTGATACGTTATCGAATAAAATAAAAGAAAAAATTTTAAAAATTTCTAAAAAGCATAACTTAAAATTAGTTAGCGTGGCTTTGGAACCAGATAAAGCCACATTAGCTTATTTGAATTCTCAAAAAAAAATGTCAAAAAATTTAAATATAGAATATGAAATAATTAAAACAAATTCAAAGAAAAAATTAATAGAATCTATATTAGAATTAAATAAAGATAAAAAAGTTAACGGAATATTTCTATCTCAGCCATTACCTTTTGATACATACGAAATATCTTTACTTATAGATCCTAAAAAAGATGTTGAGGGTATTACACCATATAATCTAGGAAAATTAATATATGGAAAATCTTTTGTAAAGCCATGTACGGCTGATTCAATAATTAGAATATTACAAAGCTTTACTAATTTAGATGGGAAAAAAGTTTCAGTTATAGGAAGAAGTGTTATAGTAGGGATGCCTGTTTCTATTATGTTATCCAATAAAGAAAACAATGCTACAGTTACTATATGCCATAGTCACACAAAAAACATTAAAGAAATTACTTTGAATTCTGATATTATAGTATCAGCAGTTGGACATCCTAATTTCATTACTAAGGATATGATTAGAAAAAATTCTATAATAATTGATGTAGGTATAAATGTTGTTAATGGTGAGATTATTGGAGACGTAGAGAAATCAGTTCAAGATATTGCTTTTATAACCGAAGTGCCTGGTGGAGTTGGTGAAATTACATCATTAATTTTATTCGAAAATTTAACAAAATTATTTTTTATACAAATGGATAAAAAACAGGCATGA